One stretch of Clavelina lepadiformis chromosome 6, kaClaLepa1.1, whole genome shotgun sequence DNA includes these proteins:
- the LOC143463057 gene encoding uncharacterized protein LOC143463057: MTNPKNNIKFELHKDGTQSFILTGSHHSYTPRAKPTGFTSKIVDSSFDIKDSTVGNMVIGNTGPSKMKANIETFEKGSMNENINISGGKFNQSVIGGNAQYSNKNSNVTAGDGAPALEDLWDYDVEDALLSLLKQGITTNDLLMVFQKGQKLKTLKELFKGKDADQIKILCDSILLHSENDAS, encoded by the exons ATGACTAATCCCA AAAACAACATCAAATTTGAACTGCACAAGGATGGAACTcaaagttttatccttaccgGATCACACCACTCCTATACGCCACGAGCAAAGCCTACAG GGTTCACTTCGAAAATAGTGGACAGTTCATTCGACATTAAAGACTCCACTGTGGGTAATATGGTAATAGGAAATACAGGCCCATCGAAGATGAAAGCAAATATTGAAA CTTTTGAAAAAGGATCCATGAACGAGAACATTAACATCAGTGGAGGAAAGTTCAACCAGTCAGTAATCGGAGGCAATGCACAATACTCAAACAAAAATTCCAACGTAACAG CCGGAGATGGTGCCCCTGCTCTGGAAGACCTTTGGGACTATGATGTTGAGGATGCTCTTTTGAGTCTCTTGAAACAGGGGATCACCACAAATGATCTTCTCATGGTATTCCAAAAAGGTCAAAAGCTAAAGACACTTAAAGAGTTGTTCAAAGGGAAAGATGCAGATCAAATCAAAATACTTTGTGATTCCATCCTGCTGCACTCGGAAAATGATGCTA GTTGA
- the LOC143462367 gene encoding LIM/homeobox protein Lhx1-like: MAVRNKKMELPCASCNDVIKDRYLMEVDKHCWHQSCLKCSDCKGLLQKSCFFREGNFYCLNDFSRRFGVKCARCNGSLYVSDLVHKIRINDQQKDTYHVNCFSCSFCSCFLSKGSKYLLTSDGEIVCADDCFKVSNGSDDDTTKTDVAEEKSERYNNKNNHRKDESVAKQNSSENGLESTGFDDESSFDLSDIQSDQDKQEEKTLVKHTSLPTRDNTKRRGPRTTIKAPQLEVLNAAFEKQEKPSRHDRERLSKTTSLPMRVIQVWFQNRRSKKRRMKQMSDLNSSRCYFDRSHHFASHDNRVDISSRYIMDVGNHHHFYPYVQSIPTDNQSSCSGDIFSTRLGSLPLKAKSEPMNTLEMTLQYPQAHQVNQPAAYHEHFSPESLGSCNYSYV, encoded by the exons ATGGCCGTTAGAAATAAGAAAATGGAGTTACCTTGCGCTTCATGTAACGACGTTATCAAGGATCGATATCTAATGGAA GTTGATAAACATTGTTGGCATCAGTCGTGCCTTAAATGCTCGGACTGCAAaggtttattgcaaaaatccTGCTTTTTCCGCGAAGGGaacttttactgtttaaatGACTTTTCGAG GCGGTTTGGTGTAAAATGTGCAAGATGTAATGGATCGCTATACGTTTCTGATCTTGTGCACAAAATTCGTATTAATGACCAGCAGAAAGACACCTATCACGTCAATTGTTTCTCATGCTCGTTTTGTTCGTGTTTTCTTTCCAAAGGATCAAAGTATCTACTAACATCTGATGGAGAGATTGTGTGTGCCGACGACTGCTTCAAAGTTTCAAACGGAAGTG ATGATGATACGACGAAAACCGACGTAGCAGAAGAGAAATCCGAAAGGTATAATAACAAGAATAACCACAGAAAAGATGAAAGTGTAGCAAAGCAAAACTCTTCCGAAAACGGCTTGGAATCAACCGGATTCGATGACGAATCGTCGTTTGATCTTAGCGATATTCAGTCAGATCAGGATAAACAGGAAGAAAAAACATTGGTCAAACATACGTCACTTCCGACTCGTGATAACACAAAACGCCGTGGCCCAAGAACAACCATCAAAGCCCCACAACTAGAAGTTTTAAATGCTGCCTTTGAAAAGCAGGAGAAGCCGAGTCGTCATGATCGGGAAAGACTCTCAAAAACCACGAGCCTGCCGATGCGCGTAATTCAA GTGTGGTTTCAAAATCGGCGCAGCAAGAAGCGTCGTATGAAGCAGATGAGTGATTTGAATTCAAGCCGTTGCTACTTCGATCGAAGCCACCATTTCGCCAGCCATGATAACCGTGTCGACATCTCTTCACGTTACATCATGG ATGTCGGAAATCACCATCATTTCTACCCATACGTTCAGTCTATACCAACTGACAACCAGTCTTCTTGCTCAGGTGACATATTTTCGACGCGGCTTGGCAGCCTGCCATTGAAAGCAAAATCCGAACCGATGAATACATTGGAGATGACCCTACAGTATCCCCAGGCTCATCAAGTTAACCAACCAGCCGCTTATCACGAGCATTTTAGTCCTGAAAGTTTGGGGTCTTGCAACTATTCCTATGTGTAG